The following proteins come from a genomic window of Hydractinia symbiolongicarpus strain clone_291-10 chromosome 2, HSymV2.1, whole genome shotgun sequence:
- the LOC130629556 gene encoding mitogen-activated protein kinase kinase kinase 1-like isoform X2: MNVNKYYQVERPSSRRRSPSPRSFFKRPPSPSIDPHVEADMNRVKKQVPKVLKARLYLLQQPGPNSFLIGGDSPDHKYKVIIGPQTCTCGKDPFCIHVLFVMLRVFKVKETEILLWTRELKNFEVESLFRRYHKRIELLSKQNVTGINSKLKVPMMHGALPNPLVAGGHSSHSNSLGKEEEEVCPICLSDLVEGESMTLCREGCQNRLHHHCMAVWAEECRRRKEALNCPLCRTVWQSRRSASPVKMGQNLPSGNNPLNIQAEDAGIPHGEIIPEEFVNLANPWVQVFGNDAVACLFSRDWKHRESGLRFISRKAVKILTEKKTTNTYFDTKWELLGVCSCILKHIMADPVYNVYVAALRAFRAIISHVKYRSNDEISQFHRTIKPVIEKILLKCTDANRRVTIISNKVLMEFVHVEQAAHAESPAFVEQYMILILSCLEDSDGHDYTQWQWWLGRLIFIRRLFDEHNSLLLNTETRENINFLSLPVSQSSEIDLREFLNSLEENIHSSTTFNDTTSKRLKLLVQFSADAVSSPHKKVHKCALSLLVKFIAVSAQDSRLFTKIKEIVQRLKPTVQSTLHRHLSFEAQREQADILNILDEHGDLDSHRSVERDLNNSSEREEEDEQAGAAAAPSSILTPPGSPHPRKLSPPRSAYDPRLKCVQQIEDDEAAALAIALGKSLRPENVVPEQLIPTDDLTLVHIQPGGKEEEICHSKNVYLENVHWKKGGLLGTGAFSSCFEAMDFKSGRIMAVKQISFCRNTEEEQIKVHEVVLEEIALMHRLKHPHIVACLGATQHNGHYNLFLELMAGGSISSLLSRFGAFRETVVLSYTKQIIQAVAYLHQNHTLHRDLKGANILVDSTGQIVKLSDFGTAARLMAHGTGTKEFCGQLLGTIPFMSPEVLRGEHYGRKCDIWSVGCCIIEMASATLPWGAQQMDNHLALMFKIASASSAPLIPARLGPGLRDVTLRCLELKETERPTADELLRHAVFRV, from the exons atgaatgtaaacaaatattatCAG GTTGAGCGACCTTCGAGTCGAAGACGTAGTCCATCGCCACGCTCGTTTTTCAAACGTCCTCCGTCTCCAAGTATCGATCCTCACGTAGAAGCAGATATGAATCGAGTCAAAAAACAAGttccaaaagttttaaaagcacGGCTGTATTTGTTGCAGCAACCAGGACCTAATTCGTTTTTAATTGGTGGTGATTCTCCAGATCATAAGTATAAAGTAATAATTGGTCCTCAG actTGTACATGTGGCAAGGACCCATTCTGCATTCATGTTTTGTTTGTAATGCTGAGAGTGTTCAAGGTTAAGGAAACAGAAATTTTGTTGTGGACAAGAGAGTTGAAAAATTTTGAG GTAGAAAGTTTGTTCCGAAGATATCATAAAAGAATAGAATTACTTTCTAAGCAAAATGTCACAGGGATTAATTCAAAGTTAAAAGTGCCGATGATGCATGGCGCACTTCCCAACCCACTTGTTGCTGGTGGGCATTCAAGTCATTCCAATAGTCTGggtaaagaagaagaagaagtgtGTCCAATTTGTCTTTCAGATTTAGTTGAAGGCGAAAGCATGACATTGTGCAGAGAAGGTTGTCAAAACCGACTACATCATCATTGTATGGCAGTAT GGGCGGAAGAATGTAGACGGCGAAAAGAAGCATTAAATTGTCCTCTATGTCGAACTGTTTGGCAATCTCGTCGCAGTGCATCACCTGTCAAGATGGGACAAAA TTTACCTTCTGGTAATAATCCACTGAATATACAAGCTGAAGATGCTGGTATACCCCACGGAGAAATAATTCCTGAAGAATTTGTAAATTTAGCCAACCCCTGGGTACAG gtatTCGGCAATGACGCTGTAGCCTGTTTGTTCTCGCGAGACTGGAAACACAGAGAATCTGGTCTGCGTTTTATTAGCCGTAAAGCTGTAAAGATTTTAACAGAGAAAAAAACCACAAACACCTATTTTGATACAAAATGGGAACTGCTAGGTGTATGCTCATGtattcttaagcacattatggCGGATCCAGTTTATAATGTTTATGTTgcagcattg agaGCTTTTCGGGCTATTATATCTCATGTAAAATACAGATCAAACGATGAGATCAGTCAATTTCATCGCACTATTAAACCAGTTATTgagaaaatattgttgaaatgtACAGATGCTAACAG ACGTGTGACCATCATATCAAACAAAGTGCTGATGGAATTTGTTCATGTTGAACAAGCCGCACATGCTGAATCACCAGCATTCGTTGAGCAATACATGATCTTGATTCTGTCATGTTTGGAAGATTCTGATGGGCATGATTACACACAATGGCAGTGGTGGCTGGGGAGATTGATATTTATCAGACGATTATTCGATGAACATAACAGTCTCCTTCTAAACACAGAAACAagagaaaatataaattttttatcctTGCCTGTGTCTCAAAGTTCGGAGATTGATTTGCGTGAATTTTTAAATTCCCTAGAAGAAAACATACATTCAAGCACTACATTCAATGACACTACGTCTAAGCGCTTGAAATTACTTGTTCAATTTTCAGCAGACGCGGTATCCTCCCCGCATAAAAAGGTTCACAAATGTGCCTTGTCGTTACTAGTGAAGTTTATTGCAGTATCTGCACAGGATTCAAGactgtttacaaaaataaaggaGATTGTGCAGAGGTTGAAACCTACAGTTCAAAGCACCTTGCACAGACATCTATCTTTCGAAGCTCAACGTGAACAAGCTGACATCTTGAACATATTGGATGAGCATGGTGATCTGGATA GTCATCGTAGTGTAGAGAGAGATTTAAACAATTCTTCTGAGCGAGAAGAAGAAGATGAGCAGGCCGGTGCTGCAGCTGCACCCAGTAGTATATTAACACCACCAGGTTCCCCACACCCTCGTAAACTTAGTCCACCAAGATCTGCTTATGATCCTCGTTTGAAATGTGTTCAGCAAATAGAGGATGACGAAGCAGCAGCCTTAGCGATAGCGTTGGGTAAATCACTGCGACCAGAGAATGTAGTGCCTGAACAGTTGATACCTACAGATGATTTGACGCTGGTTCATATACAACCAGGG GGAAAAGAGGAAGAGATTTGTCACTCCAAAAACGTTTACTTAGAGAATGTACATTGGAAGAAAGGTGGGCTACTAGGAACAGGTGCTTTTTCATCATGCTTTGAAGCCATGGATTTTAAAAGTGGACGTATAATGGCAGTAAAACAG ATATCTTTCTGTCGAAACACAGAGGAAGAACAAATCAAAGTACACGAGGTCGTGCTAGAAGAGATAGCTCTCATGCATCGTTTGAAACACCCACACATTGTGGCTTGTCTTGGTGCGACACAGCATAATGGACATTATAATCTCTTTCTGGAGCTCATGGCTG GTGGTTCAATATCCAGCTTACTTTCCCGATTTGGGGCTTTCCGGGAAACAGTGGTTTTAAGTTATACCAAACAGATCATACAAGCCGTAGCTTATCTTCATCAGAACCATACGTTGCACCGAGATTTAAAAGGCGCGAACATACTAGTAGACAGTACTGGTCAGATTGTTAAACTCAGTGACTTTGGTACTGCAGCTAGATTAATGGCACATGGAACTGGGACAAAGGAATTCTGTGGTCAACTATTGGGTACAATACCTTTCATGTCTCCTGAG GTACTTCGTGGAGAGCACTATGGTAGGAAGTGCGACATCTGGAGCGTAGGGTGTTGTATCATAGAAATGGCTTCCGCTACTCTACCATGGGGTGCGCAACAGATGGATAATCATTTGGCACTGATGTTTAAG ATCGCCAGCGCTTCATCTGCACCGTTGATACCAGCACGCTTAGGACCTGGCTTGCGAGATGTCACCTTAAGGTGTTTAGAGCTCAAAGAAACTGAAAGACCGACCGCCGACGAGTTGTTGAGACATGCAGTTTTTCGTGTATGA
- the LOC130629558 gene encoding transcription factor BTF3 homolog 4-like yields MNPDKLKKLQNEVRIGGKGTQRRKKKVVHKTATTDDKKLQGVLKKLGVNNIPGIEEVNMIKDDGTVIHFTNPKVQASLAANTFAITGHAELKQLTEMLPGILNQLGAEGLSNLRKLAERLPQQSRLDTATENDDAGDDDVPDLIENFDEPSKNEATAES; encoded by the exons ATGAATCCTGACAAGTTAAAGAAATTGCAAAATGAAGTCCGTATTGGTGGAAAG GGAACTCAGAGACGTAAGAAGAAGGTTGTCCATAAAACAGCAACAACTGATGACAAAAAATTGCAAGGGGTTCTGAAAAAGTTGGGTGTGAATAATATTCCTGGCATTGAAGAAGTCAACATGATCAAAGATGATGGCACTGTTATTCATTTCACGAATCCAAAAG tACAAGCCTCCCTCGCCGCTAACACGTTTGCTATTACTGGACATGCAGAGTTGAAAC AGCTGACTGAAATGCTTCCTGGAATCTTAAATCAACTG gggGCAGAAGGGCTCAGTAACCTCCGAAAACTTGCCGAACGTCTACCACAACAAT CTCGTCTTGACACTGCGACCGAAAATGACGACGCCGGAGACGACGACGTACCGG ACCTCATCGAAAATTTTGACGAACCTTCAAAGAACGAAGCCACTGCCGAATCTTAG
- the LOC130629556 gene encoding mitogen-activated protein kinase kinase kinase 1-like isoform X1 gives MSAIVKPSSPPVERPSSRRRSPSPRSFFKRPPSPSIDPHVEADMNRVKKQVPKVLKARLYLLQQPGPNSFLIGGDSPDHKYKVIIGPQTCTCGKDPFCIHVLFVMLRVFKVKETEILLWTRELKNFEVESLFRRYHKRIELLSKQNVTGINSKLKVPMMHGALPNPLVAGGHSSHSNSLGKEEEEVCPICLSDLVEGESMTLCREGCQNRLHHHCMAVWAEECRRRKEALNCPLCRTVWQSRRSASPVKMGQNLPSGNNPLNIQAEDAGIPHGEIIPEEFVNLANPWVQVFGNDAVACLFSRDWKHRESGLRFISRKAVKILTEKKTTNTYFDTKWELLGVCSCILKHIMADPVYNVYVAALRAFRAIISHVKYRSNDEISQFHRTIKPVIEKILLKCTDANRRVTIISNKVLMEFVHVEQAAHAESPAFVEQYMILILSCLEDSDGHDYTQWQWWLGRLIFIRRLFDEHNSLLLNTETRENINFLSLPVSQSSEIDLREFLNSLEENIHSSTTFNDTTSKRLKLLVQFSADAVSSPHKKVHKCALSLLVKFIAVSAQDSRLFTKIKEIVQRLKPTVQSTLHRHLSFEAQREQADILNILDEHGDLDSHRSVERDLNNSSEREEEDEQAGAAAAPSSILTPPGSPHPRKLSPPRSAYDPRLKCVQQIEDDEAAALAIALGKSLRPENVVPEQLIPTDDLTLVHIQPGGKEEEICHSKNVYLENVHWKKGGLLGTGAFSSCFEAMDFKSGRIMAVKQISFCRNTEEEQIKVHEVVLEEIALMHRLKHPHIVACLGATQHNGHYNLFLELMAGGSISSLLSRFGAFRETVVLSYTKQIIQAVAYLHQNHTLHRDLKGANILVDSTGQIVKLSDFGTAARLMAHGTGTKEFCGQLLGTIPFMSPEVLRGEHYGRKCDIWSVGCCIIEMASATLPWGAQQMDNHLALMFKIASASSAPLIPARLGPGLRDVTLRCLELKETERPTADELLRHAVFRV, from the exons ATGAGCGCCATTGTAAAACCTTCTTCGCCACCA GTTGAGCGACCTTCGAGTCGAAGACGTAGTCCATCGCCACGCTCGTTTTTCAAACGTCCTCCGTCTCCAAGTATCGATCCTCACGTAGAAGCAGATATGAATCGAGTCAAAAAACAAGttccaaaagttttaaaagcacGGCTGTATTTGTTGCAGCAACCAGGACCTAATTCGTTTTTAATTGGTGGTGATTCTCCAGATCATAAGTATAAAGTAATAATTGGTCCTCAG actTGTACATGTGGCAAGGACCCATTCTGCATTCATGTTTTGTTTGTAATGCTGAGAGTGTTCAAGGTTAAGGAAACAGAAATTTTGTTGTGGACAAGAGAGTTGAAAAATTTTGAG GTAGAAAGTTTGTTCCGAAGATATCATAAAAGAATAGAATTACTTTCTAAGCAAAATGTCACAGGGATTAATTCAAAGTTAAAAGTGCCGATGATGCATGGCGCACTTCCCAACCCACTTGTTGCTGGTGGGCATTCAAGTCATTCCAATAGTCTGggtaaagaagaagaagaagtgtGTCCAATTTGTCTTTCAGATTTAGTTGAAGGCGAAAGCATGACATTGTGCAGAGAAGGTTGTCAAAACCGACTACATCATCATTGTATGGCAGTAT GGGCGGAAGAATGTAGACGGCGAAAAGAAGCATTAAATTGTCCTCTATGTCGAACTGTTTGGCAATCTCGTCGCAGTGCATCACCTGTCAAGATGGGACAAAA TTTACCTTCTGGTAATAATCCACTGAATATACAAGCTGAAGATGCTGGTATACCCCACGGAGAAATAATTCCTGAAGAATTTGTAAATTTAGCCAACCCCTGGGTACAG gtatTCGGCAATGACGCTGTAGCCTGTTTGTTCTCGCGAGACTGGAAACACAGAGAATCTGGTCTGCGTTTTATTAGCCGTAAAGCTGTAAAGATTTTAACAGAGAAAAAAACCACAAACACCTATTTTGATACAAAATGGGAACTGCTAGGTGTATGCTCATGtattcttaagcacattatggCGGATCCAGTTTATAATGTTTATGTTgcagcattg agaGCTTTTCGGGCTATTATATCTCATGTAAAATACAGATCAAACGATGAGATCAGTCAATTTCATCGCACTATTAAACCAGTTATTgagaaaatattgttgaaatgtACAGATGCTAACAG ACGTGTGACCATCATATCAAACAAAGTGCTGATGGAATTTGTTCATGTTGAACAAGCCGCACATGCTGAATCACCAGCATTCGTTGAGCAATACATGATCTTGATTCTGTCATGTTTGGAAGATTCTGATGGGCATGATTACACACAATGGCAGTGGTGGCTGGGGAGATTGATATTTATCAGACGATTATTCGATGAACATAACAGTCTCCTTCTAAACACAGAAACAagagaaaatataaattttttatcctTGCCTGTGTCTCAAAGTTCGGAGATTGATTTGCGTGAATTTTTAAATTCCCTAGAAGAAAACATACATTCAAGCACTACATTCAATGACACTACGTCTAAGCGCTTGAAATTACTTGTTCAATTTTCAGCAGACGCGGTATCCTCCCCGCATAAAAAGGTTCACAAATGTGCCTTGTCGTTACTAGTGAAGTTTATTGCAGTATCTGCACAGGATTCAAGactgtttacaaaaataaaggaGATTGTGCAGAGGTTGAAACCTACAGTTCAAAGCACCTTGCACAGACATCTATCTTTCGAAGCTCAACGTGAACAAGCTGACATCTTGAACATATTGGATGAGCATGGTGATCTGGATA GTCATCGTAGTGTAGAGAGAGATTTAAACAATTCTTCTGAGCGAGAAGAAGAAGATGAGCAGGCCGGTGCTGCAGCTGCACCCAGTAGTATATTAACACCACCAGGTTCCCCACACCCTCGTAAACTTAGTCCACCAAGATCTGCTTATGATCCTCGTTTGAAATGTGTTCAGCAAATAGAGGATGACGAAGCAGCAGCCTTAGCGATAGCGTTGGGTAAATCACTGCGACCAGAGAATGTAGTGCCTGAACAGTTGATACCTACAGATGATTTGACGCTGGTTCATATACAACCAGGG GGAAAAGAGGAAGAGATTTGTCACTCCAAAAACGTTTACTTAGAGAATGTACATTGGAAGAAAGGTGGGCTACTAGGAACAGGTGCTTTTTCATCATGCTTTGAAGCCATGGATTTTAAAAGTGGACGTATAATGGCAGTAAAACAG ATATCTTTCTGTCGAAACACAGAGGAAGAACAAATCAAAGTACACGAGGTCGTGCTAGAAGAGATAGCTCTCATGCATCGTTTGAAACACCCACACATTGTGGCTTGTCTTGGTGCGACACAGCATAATGGACATTATAATCTCTTTCTGGAGCTCATGGCTG GTGGTTCAATATCCAGCTTACTTTCCCGATTTGGGGCTTTCCGGGAAACAGTGGTTTTAAGTTATACCAAACAGATCATACAAGCCGTAGCTTATCTTCATCAGAACCATACGTTGCACCGAGATTTAAAAGGCGCGAACATACTAGTAGACAGTACTGGTCAGATTGTTAAACTCAGTGACTTTGGTACTGCAGCTAGATTAATGGCACATGGAACTGGGACAAAGGAATTCTGTGGTCAACTATTGGGTACAATACCTTTCATGTCTCCTGAG GTACTTCGTGGAGAGCACTATGGTAGGAAGTGCGACATCTGGAGCGTAGGGTGTTGTATCATAGAAATGGCTTCCGCTACTCTACCATGGGGTGCGCAACAGATGGATAATCATTTGGCACTGATGTTTAAG ATCGCCAGCGCTTCATCTGCACCGTTGATACCAGCACGCTTAGGACCTGGCTTGCGAGATGTCACCTTAAGGTGTTTAGAGCTCAAAGAAACTGAAAGACCGACCGCCGACGAGTTGTTGAGACATGCAGTTTTTCGTGTATGA
- the LOC130629556 gene encoding mitogen-activated protein kinase kinase kinase 1-like isoform X3 produces MNVVERPSSRRRSPSPRSFFKRPPSPSIDPHVEADMNRVKKQVPKVLKARLYLLQQPGPNSFLIGGDSPDHKYKVIIGPQTCTCGKDPFCIHVLFVMLRVFKVKETEILLWTRELKNFEVESLFRRYHKRIELLSKQNVTGINSKLKVPMMHGALPNPLVAGGHSSHSNSLGKEEEEVCPICLSDLVEGESMTLCREGCQNRLHHHCMAVWAEECRRRKEALNCPLCRTVWQSRRSASPVKMGQNLPSGNNPLNIQAEDAGIPHGEIIPEEFVNLANPWVQVFGNDAVACLFSRDWKHRESGLRFISRKAVKILTEKKTTNTYFDTKWELLGVCSCILKHIMADPVYNVYVAALRAFRAIISHVKYRSNDEISQFHRTIKPVIEKILLKCTDANRRVTIISNKVLMEFVHVEQAAHAESPAFVEQYMILILSCLEDSDGHDYTQWQWWLGRLIFIRRLFDEHNSLLLNTETRENINFLSLPVSQSSEIDLREFLNSLEENIHSSTTFNDTTSKRLKLLVQFSADAVSSPHKKVHKCALSLLVKFIAVSAQDSRLFTKIKEIVQRLKPTVQSTLHRHLSFEAQREQADILNILDEHGDLDSHRSVERDLNNSSEREEEDEQAGAAAAPSSILTPPGSPHPRKLSPPRSAYDPRLKCVQQIEDDEAAALAIALGKSLRPENVVPEQLIPTDDLTLVHIQPGGKEEEICHSKNVYLENVHWKKGGLLGTGAFSSCFEAMDFKSGRIMAVKQISFCRNTEEEQIKVHEVVLEEIALMHRLKHPHIVACLGATQHNGHYNLFLELMAGGSISSLLSRFGAFRETVVLSYTKQIIQAVAYLHQNHTLHRDLKGANILVDSTGQIVKLSDFGTAARLMAHGTGTKEFCGQLLGTIPFMSPEVLRGEHYGRKCDIWSVGCCIIEMASATLPWGAQQMDNHLALMFKIASASSAPLIPARLGPGLRDVTLRCLELKETERPTADELLRHAVFRV; encoded by the exons ATGAATgtg GTTGAGCGACCTTCGAGTCGAAGACGTAGTCCATCGCCACGCTCGTTTTTCAAACGTCCTCCGTCTCCAAGTATCGATCCTCACGTAGAAGCAGATATGAATCGAGTCAAAAAACAAGttccaaaagttttaaaagcacGGCTGTATTTGTTGCAGCAACCAGGACCTAATTCGTTTTTAATTGGTGGTGATTCTCCAGATCATAAGTATAAAGTAATAATTGGTCCTCAG actTGTACATGTGGCAAGGACCCATTCTGCATTCATGTTTTGTTTGTAATGCTGAGAGTGTTCAAGGTTAAGGAAACAGAAATTTTGTTGTGGACAAGAGAGTTGAAAAATTTTGAG GTAGAAAGTTTGTTCCGAAGATATCATAAAAGAATAGAATTACTTTCTAAGCAAAATGTCACAGGGATTAATTCAAAGTTAAAAGTGCCGATGATGCATGGCGCACTTCCCAACCCACTTGTTGCTGGTGGGCATTCAAGTCATTCCAATAGTCTGggtaaagaagaagaagaagtgtGTCCAATTTGTCTTTCAGATTTAGTTGAAGGCGAAAGCATGACATTGTGCAGAGAAGGTTGTCAAAACCGACTACATCATCATTGTATGGCAGTAT GGGCGGAAGAATGTAGACGGCGAAAAGAAGCATTAAATTGTCCTCTATGTCGAACTGTTTGGCAATCTCGTCGCAGTGCATCACCTGTCAAGATGGGACAAAA TTTACCTTCTGGTAATAATCCACTGAATATACAAGCTGAAGATGCTGGTATACCCCACGGAGAAATAATTCCTGAAGAATTTGTAAATTTAGCCAACCCCTGGGTACAG gtatTCGGCAATGACGCTGTAGCCTGTTTGTTCTCGCGAGACTGGAAACACAGAGAATCTGGTCTGCGTTTTATTAGCCGTAAAGCTGTAAAGATTTTAACAGAGAAAAAAACCACAAACACCTATTTTGATACAAAATGGGAACTGCTAGGTGTATGCTCATGtattcttaagcacattatggCGGATCCAGTTTATAATGTTTATGTTgcagcattg agaGCTTTTCGGGCTATTATATCTCATGTAAAATACAGATCAAACGATGAGATCAGTCAATTTCATCGCACTATTAAACCAGTTATTgagaaaatattgttgaaatgtACAGATGCTAACAG ACGTGTGACCATCATATCAAACAAAGTGCTGATGGAATTTGTTCATGTTGAACAAGCCGCACATGCTGAATCACCAGCATTCGTTGAGCAATACATGATCTTGATTCTGTCATGTTTGGAAGATTCTGATGGGCATGATTACACACAATGGCAGTGGTGGCTGGGGAGATTGATATTTATCAGACGATTATTCGATGAACATAACAGTCTCCTTCTAAACACAGAAACAagagaaaatataaattttttatcctTGCCTGTGTCTCAAAGTTCGGAGATTGATTTGCGTGAATTTTTAAATTCCCTAGAAGAAAACATACATTCAAGCACTACATTCAATGACACTACGTCTAAGCGCTTGAAATTACTTGTTCAATTTTCAGCAGACGCGGTATCCTCCCCGCATAAAAAGGTTCACAAATGTGCCTTGTCGTTACTAGTGAAGTTTATTGCAGTATCTGCACAGGATTCAAGactgtttacaaaaataaaggaGATTGTGCAGAGGTTGAAACCTACAGTTCAAAGCACCTTGCACAGACATCTATCTTTCGAAGCTCAACGTGAACAAGCTGACATCTTGAACATATTGGATGAGCATGGTGATCTGGATA GTCATCGTAGTGTAGAGAGAGATTTAAACAATTCTTCTGAGCGAGAAGAAGAAGATGAGCAGGCCGGTGCTGCAGCTGCACCCAGTAGTATATTAACACCACCAGGTTCCCCACACCCTCGTAAACTTAGTCCACCAAGATCTGCTTATGATCCTCGTTTGAAATGTGTTCAGCAAATAGAGGATGACGAAGCAGCAGCCTTAGCGATAGCGTTGGGTAAATCACTGCGACCAGAGAATGTAGTGCCTGAACAGTTGATACCTACAGATGATTTGACGCTGGTTCATATACAACCAGGG GGAAAAGAGGAAGAGATTTGTCACTCCAAAAACGTTTACTTAGAGAATGTACATTGGAAGAAAGGTGGGCTACTAGGAACAGGTGCTTTTTCATCATGCTTTGAAGCCATGGATTTTAAAAGTGGACGTATAATGGCAGTAAAACAG ATATCTTTCTGTCGAAACACAGAGGAAGAACAAATCAAAGTACACGAGGTCGTGCTAGAAGAGATAGCTCTCATGCATCGTTTGAAACACCCACACATTGTGGCTTGTCTTGGTGCGACACAGCATAATGGACATTATAATCTCTTTCTGGAGCTCATGGCTG GTGGTTCAATATCCAGCTTACTTTCCCGATTTGGGGCTTTCCGGGAAACAGTGGTTTTAAGTTATACCAAACAGATCATACAAGCCGTAGCTTATCTTCATCAGAACCATACGTTGCACCGAGATTTAAAAGGCGCGAACATACTAGTAGACAGTACTGGTCAGATTGTTAAACTCAGTGACTTTGGTACTGCAGCTAGATTAATGGCACATGGAACTGGGACAAAGGAATTCTGTGGTCAACTATTGGGTACAATACCTTTCATGTCTCCTGAG GTACTTCGTGGAGAGCACTATGGTAGGAAGTGCGACATCTGGAGCGTAGGGTGTTGTATCATAGAAATGGCTTCCGCTACTCTACCATGGGGTGCGCAACAGATGGATAATCATTTGGCACTGATGTTTAAG ATCGCCAGCGCTTCATCTGCACCGTTGATACCAGCACGCTTAGGACCTGGCTTGCGAGATGTCACCTTAAGGTGTTTAGAGCTCAAAGAAACTGAAAGACCGACCGCCGACGAGTTGTTGAGACATGCAGTTTTTCGTGTATGA